Sequence from the Longimicrobium sp. genome:
CGCTGGAGGACGCGCTGGAGCTGGTGACGGCGCGCGGGCGGCTGATCTCCGACCTCCCCGCGGGCGCCATGCTCGCCGTCCCCCTCTCGGCGGAGGCGGTGCGGCCGTTCCTGGCGGAGGGCGCCGCCGTCGCCACCCTCAACGCGCCGGAGCTGTGCACCGTCGCGGGGACGCCCGAGGCCGTCGAGGCCGTCCGCCTCCGCCTCGCGGATGCCGGCCACGTAGCCCGGCCGCTGAAGACGACGCACGCCTTCCACTCGCCGCAGATGGACGCGCTCGTCGGGCCGGTGCGCGAGATGGTGGGGCGGATGCGGCTCTCCGCGCCCTCCATCCCCTTCGTCAGCAACGTGACGGGGACGTGGATCACGGCCGCCGAGGCGACCGATCCGGCGTACTGGGCGCGCCACATCCGCCAGCCGGTGCAGTTCGAGCGCGGCGTGGGCGAGCTGCTGAAGGAGCCGGGGCGCGTCCTCCTCGAAGTCGGTCCCGGACAGACGCTGTCCACCTTCGTGCGGCAGCGGCCGGACGCGGGCGGCGTCACCGTCATCCCCACCGTCCGCTACCCGTACGACCGCACGGCGGACACGGCGTTCGCCCTCGGCGCGCTCGGCCGGCTCTGGCTGGCGGGGATCACCCCCGACTGGGCCGCCTTCCACGAGGGCGAGCGGCTCAACAAGGTCGCGCTCCCCACCTATCCTTGGGAGCGGCAGCGCTACTGGATCGACGCGCCGGCGCACGACGAGGAGCCGTCCGCCGTCGCGCGCGCTGGAAAGAAGGCCGATCCCGCCGCGTGGCTCTACACGCCGGTGTGGAAGCGCACCCCCGCCGCCCGTCCCGCCGCGGACGACGGCGCGCGCTGGCTGGTCTTCCACGACGGCAAGCGGCTGGGGGACGACGTCGCCGCGGCGCTGCGGGCGCGCGGGCGCGAGGTCGTGCTCGTCCGCCCGGGCGAGCGCTTCGAGCAGGTCTCCGGTGGGGAGATGGCGATTCGTCCCGCCGCGCGCGAGGACTACGCGGCGCTGCTGGACACCGTCCGCGGCGAATCTCCCGTCCACGCGATCCACCTCTGGTCGAACGCCGAGGCCGGCGCGGAGGGGCGCGCCTTCGTCTCCCTCGCCCTTCTCGCCGCCGCGCTGGGGCACGATCGCGAGTGGAAGCCGCGGCTCGTCGCCGTCACCGCCGAGGCGCAGGACGTCACCGGCGGCGAGGCGATCGATCCCTACGCGGCCATCCTCGCCGGCGCGTGCAGCGTCGTGCGCGAGGAGCACCCGAACGTCGCCTGCGTGGCGGTGGACGTGCTGCCGTACGACACCGCCGCGGCCGAGACTCTCGTCACGGAAGCGCTGGCCGGCGCGGGCGACGCCGTCGTCGCCATCCGCCGCGGGCGGCGCTGGGTGCGCGGCTTCGAGGCGGTGCGTCCGGCGCCCGCCGCCGCGGTGGAGCCGGGCGACGTGTGGTTCTTCGCGGGCGGGCTGGACGGGCGCAACGACCTGCTGGCGCGGCACCTGGCCCGCCGCGGCGCGCGCCTGGCGCTCGCGCATCCCGATCTCCCGGACCGGCTGAACTGGGACCAGGTCGTCGAGCGGCGCGAGGCGGACGACCCCATGCGCCAGCTGATCGAGACCGTCCGCGAGCTGGAGGCGGCGGGGACGGAGGTGCTCGCGCTGCGGGCGCATCTCTATAACGCCACGCAGGCCGCGGACGCGCTGGCCGCCGCGGAGCAGCGCTTCGGGCGGATCGACGGCGTGGTGGTGGCGCCGCCGCTGGACGCCATTGGCGGCTTCCAGGCGCTCGGCGACGCCAGCGCCGGCGAGTGGGCGCGCGACTTCGGCCTGTTCGCGCGGGAGCTGGAGGCGCTGGCCGCCGTCCTCGCCGCGCGCGACGTCCGGCACGTGCTGCTGGAGTCGTCGCTGACGCCGGTGCTGGGCGGGGTGGGCCACGCGCGCATCGCCGCGGCGCACGCGTTCGTCGACGCGTTCGCGCACCGCCAGTCGCTGGACGGGCGCCGCGCGTGGACGTCGCTCGGGTGGGACCGCTGGTACGCGCCCGGCGAGCCGGCGCAGGGCTACGGGATGAGTGCCGACGAGGCCGCCACTGTCTTCGCGCACGCGCTCTCGCTCGCCGGCGAGCCGCAGCTGCTGCTGTCGACGGGCGACGTGGCCGCGCGCATCGCCGAGGCGGGGCGGACGGAGGCGCGCGGCGCGATGGCGGCGGCGCACGCCCGGCCGCAGCTGGAGACGGAGTACTTCGCGCCGGAGACCGAGGCCGAGCGGATGGTCGCCGGGCTCTGGCAGGAGCTGCTGGGGATCGACCGCATCGGCGTGCACGACGACTTCTTCGGGCTCGGCGGGCACTCGCTGCTGGCCACGCAGATCGTCTCGCGCGTGCGGGAGATGTGGGGGCTGGAGCTGCCGCTGAAGACGGTGTTCGAGGCGCCCACCATCGCGCGCTACGCCGAGCTGATCGAGGCCGCGATCATGGCAGAGATCGAGGAGATGTCGGAGGAGGAGATCCTGAGCCTGGCGTAGGGACCCTCACCCCCCGGCTTCCTCTGCCGACAGCAGGCCCCGACAGCAGGCCCCGACAGCAGGAGAGGGGGAGACCTCAGTGCGGGTGGGTGGTGACGGAAGTGGGTGGCCCTCCCCGGCTCGCCCTCCCCGGCTCGCCTAGGCTCGCCACCCCTCCCGTACCGGGAGGGGTAGGGGTGAGGAGATCGGCGCGGACAGCGGGGATGGGCGCGGCCGCGGGGTGGCCCCCTCCCCCGGCCCCTCCCCCGCTGCGCAGGGGAGGGGAGAACAAAGCGCGGGGAAGGCGACGGGAGCGGACCGCGGGCCTCGCGGTGCACCGGAGCTTCTGACCGCGCCGCCAGATGCGCGGCAGATGGCACCCCCACCCTCTCCCGGTACGGGAGAGGGCGAGCGCTCTAAGGCGCGGGGAGAGGGCGGCCGGAGGGCCGCACGAAGGACGAAGGCTGATGCGGGTTTCGAGCGAATCCGAGCGACGACTGAAGGATACACGATGAGCGATACGACCACGGGAGCGAAGGCCGACCGCCTGGCCGAGGCCAAGCGCCTGCTGCTGGAGAAGCGCCTGCGCGGCGAGGTGAAGCGCGCGCCACGCGAGACCATCGGCAAGGCGCCGGGCGGGCCCGCGTACCCGATGAGCTACCAGCAGGAGCAGCTCTGGTTCCTGGACCAGCTCCAGCCCGGCAGCCCGTTCTACAACATCCCCGGCGCGTCGCTCGTGTCCGCGCGCATCGACGTGCCCACGCTCGAGCGCGCGCTCGGCGAGGTGGTGCGGCGCCACGAGGGGCTGCGCACCGTCTTCCGGCTGGTCGACGGCAAGCCCATGCAGATCGTCCAGCCGCCCTACCCCGTGTCCATCGAGGTCGAGGACCTGCGCGGGCCGGGCGGCCAGGACGCACCCGCCGCGGTCGTGCGCCGCAAGGCCAGCGACTGGGGCTCGCTCCCGTTCGACCTGCAGCGCGGGCCGCTTTTCCGCGCGCGCCTCTTCCGCGTGTCCGACGCCGACTACCTGCTGGTCTTCAACATCCACCACATCGTCACCGACGGCTGGGCCATGCCGATCGTGTCGCGCGACATGGAGGAGCTGTACGACGCGTTCAGCCGCGGCCTCCCCTCGCCCCTTGCCGAGCTGCCCATCCAGTACGCCGACTACTCGGTCTGGCAGCGGCGGCACCTGCAGGGCGAGACGCTGGAGAAGCAGCTGGCCTTCTGGCGCCGCCACCTCGACGGCGCCCCCGCGGCGCTCGATCTCCCCTACGACCGTCCCCGCCCGGCCGTCTCCAGCAACCGGGGGACGATGTACCGCTGGACGTATCCCGGCCGGCTGGTGGACCGGCTGCGGCGCCTGGGCCGCGAGGAGGGCGCGTCCATCAACATGGTGTTCATGGCCGGGTTCAACCTCCTGCTGCAGCGCTACAGCGGGCAGGACGACCTGGTCGTGGGCACGCTGCTGGGCAACCGCAACCGCGCCGAGCTGGAGCCGCTGGTGGGCTACCTGGTGAACTCCGGCGCCATCCGCACCCGGCTGGACGGCGACCCCACCTTCCGCGAGGTCGTGCGCCAGGTGCGCGCGTCGATCCTGGAGGCCGACGCCGCGCAGGAGGTGCCGTTCGACATGGTGGTCGACGCCGTGGGCGCGCCGCGCGACCCCGGGCGGAATCCGCTCTTCCAGGTGATGTACTTCCACCACACCTTCGTCGGCTCGCACCACCTCGACGACGCCGAGGGGCTGGCAGGGTCGCTCAACCTCCGCTCCCTCTACCAGGAGGGCGAGGCGGTGCTGGTCGACACCGGCGCCAGCAAGTTCGACATGACCTGGGCGACGCTGGAGATGAACGACTCCATGCCGTCCATGGTCGAGTACAGCACCGACCTGTTCGACGAGTCCACCATCGCCCGCATGGTGGCGCACCTGCGCGTGCTGCTGGAGGACGGCTGCGACCGCCCCGACCTCCCCGTCTCGCAGCTGGAGATGGTGAGCGAGGAGGAGCGCGCGACACTGCTGGCATGGGGGACCAACGAGCGCGGCTTCCCGCGCGAGACGCTGCCCGCGCTGCTCGAGGCGCAGGCCGCGGAGACGCCCGACGCCGTCGCGCTGGAGTTCGACGACGCGGCATGGACGTACGCCGAGCTGGCCGCGCACGCGCGCCGCATCGCCGCGTGGCTGGGGCGGCTGGGGGTGCGGCCGGGCGACGCCGTGGGCGTGGTCACCGCCAACAGCGCGCGGGTGATGGCGGCCATCGCGGGGATCCTGCGGGCGGGCGCGGCGGTGGTCCCGCTCGACCCCGAGTATCCGCCCGAGCGCCTGGCCTTCATCGCCGACGACACGGAGCTGCGCGTCTTCCTCACCGAGGGCGACCTGATGGCGTGGCTGGGCGAGCGCCCGCACGCCTCCCTCGTCCGCCTGGACCGCGAGTGGGCGGAGATCGAATCGCTCTCACCCGACCAGGATCTCCCGTCGTTCGGCGCGGAGTCGGTGGCGTACATCATCTACACCTCGGGATCGACGGGCACGCCGAAGGGGGTGCGCGTGCCGCACCGCTCCATCGTGCGGACCTGCCATCGCCCCGACTACGTGGATCTCGGGCCGCAGTCGCGCGTCGCCCAGCAGAGCAGCCTCCTCTTCGACGCGTCGATCTTCGAGATCTGGGGCGCGTTCCTGAACGGGGGCACGCTGGTCAACATCGACCGCGACTTCCTGCTCGACGCGGCGGGCTACGACCGGAAGCTGGTGGAGAAGCGGGTGAACGTCGTGTTCCTGACCACCGGGATGTTCAACCAGGTGGCGGACACCAACCTCTCCACCTTCGCCTCGCTCGACCAGGTGCTCACCGGCGGCGAGGCCATCTCCCGCGCGCACGCCCGGCGGGTGGTCGAGGCGCATCCCGGGCTCCGCCTCCTGCACATGTACGGGCCGACGGAGAGCACGGTCTACACCACCAGCCATCCCCTCCGCGCGGAGGACTTCGATCGCGCGATCGTCCCCATCGGCACGCCGGTGGGGGGGACGCGCGCGTACGTGGTGAGCGCGGGCGGGCGGCTGGCGGGCGTCGGCGTGCCCGGCGAGCTGTGGGCCGCGGGCGACGGCGTGGCGCTGGGCTACCACCGCCGCCCGGAGCTGGACGCCGAGCGCTTCGTGGCCGACCCGTTCGCGGGCGAGGGGCGCGCGTACCGCACGGGCGACCGGGTGCGCTGGGCGGCCGACGGCGTGCTGGAGTTCCTGGGCCGCATCGACGACCAGGTGAAGGTGCGCGGCTTCCGCATCGAGCCCGGCGAGGTCGAGGCGGCGCTGCGGCTCCATCCCGCCATCCGCGACGCCGCGGTCGCCGCGCGCGAGGACACGGGGGAGAAGAAGCTGGTCGGCTACCTCGTCCCCGTCGCCGAGGCGCCGTCGGTCGACGAGGTGCGCGCGTTCCTGAAGGGGCATCTCCCCGAGTACTACGTCCCCACCGTCTTCGTCACCGTCGACGCGCTGCCGCTGACGCCGGCGGGGAAGGTCGACCGCAAGCGGCTTCCCGCGCCCGAGGGGCGGCGGCTGGAGAGCACGCAGGGGTTCGTGGCCCCGCGCACGCCGGCGGAGGAGACGCTGGCGCGGATCTGGGCCGAGGTGCTGAACGTCCCCCGCGTGGGCGTCTACGACAACTTCTTCTCGCTGGGCGGGGATTCGATCCTCTCCATCCAGGTAATCGCGCGCGCGCAGCAGGCGCATCTCCGCATCAGTCCGCGGCTCCTGTTCGTGCACCAGACGGTGGCCGAGCTGGCTGCCGCCGTGGGCGAGACCGCGCACTTCGCCGCCGAGCAGGGGGTGGTCACCGGGCCCGTGCCGCTCACCCCGGTGCAGCGCTGGTTCTTCGCGCAGGGGTCGCCCGAGCCGCACCACTTCAACCTCGCCGCGGCGTTCGACGCAAAGCAGCAGATCGACGCGGGGGTGATGGAGCGCGCCGTGGCCGCCGTCCTCGCGCACCACGACGCGCTGCGGATGCGGTACAGCCAGGTGGACGGCGTGTGGTCGCAGACGGACGCCGATCTCTCCGATCCCACGCCGTTCGAGACCATCGACCTCTCCGCGGTCCCCGCGGCGGAGCGGGAGGCGGCGTTTACCGCGCGGGCGGAGGCGCTGCAGCGCTCGCTCGACCTCGCCTCCGGCCCCGTCGTCCGCTGGGCGCTGGTGGAGATGGGGGACGGGGCGCAGCGCCTGGTCTTCATCGCCAACCACCTGGTGATGGACGCGGTGGCGCTGGGTGTCGTCCAGGCGGACCTGGAGACCGCGTACCGCCAGCTGGCGGCGGGCGAGGAGGTCCGTCTCCCGGCCAAGACGACGTCGTTCCAGCACTGGGCCGAGCGGCTGGCGCAGCACGCCAGCAGCGGCGAGGTGCGCGCGCAGGCGGCGTACTGGCTGGAGCAGGGCGGCGCGGCGCCGCTCCCCGTCGACACGGCGGAGACGTCGAACCGCGAGGGCGAGGCGGAGCGCATCAGCGTGGCGCTGGACGAGGAGACCACGCACGCGCTGCTGCACGACGTACCCTCCGTCTACCAGACGCAGGTCAACGACGTGCTGCTGGCCGCGCTCGCCCGCGCCTTCCGCGGGTGGACGGGGGACCGGTCGCTCCTCGTCGACCTCGAGGGCCACGGCCGCGAGGACCTGTTCGACGGGGTGGACCTGTCGCGCACCGTGGGCTGGTTCACCGCCATCCACCCCGTGCGGCTGGAGCTGCCGGAGGACGGCGGCGAGGGCGAGGCGATCAAGGCGGTGAAGGAGCAGCTGCGCGCGGTGCCCGAGCGGGGGATCTCGCACGGGCTGCTGCGCTGGCTGTCGGACGACCGCGAGATCCACGCGCAGCTGGCCGCGCGGCCGCAGCCGCAGGTCTCCTTCAACTACCTGGGGCGGATGGATGGCGGCGCGGAGCCCGAGGACGCGCTGCTCACCGGCGCGGACTGCCACCTCGGCGACGGCCGCAGCCCCGCCGGCCCGCGTCCGCACCTGATCGCCGTGGACGCGGCGGTCGGCGACGGGCGGCTGTGGGCGACGTGGACCTACGGCGCGCGCATCCACCGCCGCGAGACGGTGCAGCGCGTGGCGGACGCGTTCGTGGACGAGCTGCGCGCGCTGGTGGAGCACTGCCGCCACCCCGAGGCCGGCGGCTACACGCCGTCGGACTTCGCGCTCGCCGGGCTGGACCAGGCGGGCCTCGACGCGCTGTTCGCGGAGATCGGGGAGTAGGGGCCGGCTCGCTCGCCCTCCCCGGGCGCCCTCCCCGGCTCGCTTAGGCTCGCCACCCCTCCCGTACCGGGAGGGGTAGGGGTGAGGACATTTGCGCGCACG
This genomic interval carries:
- a CDS encoding amino acid adenylation domain-containing protein; the encoded protein is MSDTTTGAKADRLAEAKRLLLEKRLRGEVKRAPRETIGKAPGGPAYPMSYQQEQLWFLDQLQPGSPFYNIPGASLVSARIDVPTLERALGEVVRRHEGLRTVFRLVDGKPMQIVQPPYPVSIEVEDLRGPGGQDAPAAVVRRKASDWGSLPFDLQRGPLFRARLFRVSDADYLLVFNIHHIVTDGWAMPIVSRDMEELYDAFSRGLPSPLAELPIQYADYSVWQRRHLQGETLEKQLAFWRRHLDGAPAALDLPYDRPRPAVSSNRGTMYRWTYPGRLVDRLRRLGREEGASINMVFMAGFNLLLQRYSGQDDLVVGTLLGNRNRAELEPLVGYLVNSGAIRTRLDGDPTFREVVRQVRASILEADAAQEVPFDMVVDAVGAPRDPGRNPLFQVMYFHHTFVGSHHLDDAEGLAGSLNLRSLYQEGEAVLVDTGASKFDMTWATLEMNDSMPSMVEYSTDLFDESTIARMVAHLRVLLEDGCDRPDLPVSQLEMVSEEERATLLAWGTNERGFPRETLPALLEAQAAETPDAVALEFDDAAWTYAELAAHARRIAAWLGRLGVRPGDAVGVVTANSARVMAAIAGILRAGAAVVPLDPEYPPERLAFIADDTELRVFLTEGDLMAWLGERPHASLVRLDREWAEIESLSPDQDLPSFGAESVAYIIYTSGSTGTPKGVRVPHRSIVRTCHRPDYVDLGPQSRVAQQSSLLFDASIFEIWGAFLNGGTLVNIDRDFLLDAAGYDRKLVEKRVNVVFLTTGMFNQVADTNLSTFASLDQVLTGGEAISRAHARRVVEAHPGLRLLHMYGPTESTVYTTSHPLRAEDFDRAIVPIGTPVGGTRAYVVSAGGRLAGVGVPGELWAAGDGVALGYHRRPELDAERFVADPFAGEGRAYRTGDRVRWAADGVLEFLGRIDDQVKVRGFRIEPGEVEAALRLHPAIRDAAVAAREDTGEKKLVGYLVPVAEAPSVDEVRAFLKGHLPEYYVPTVFVTVDALPLTPAGKVDRKRLPAPEGRRLESTQGFVAPRTPAEETLARIWAEVLNVPRVGVYDNFFSLGGDSILSIQVIARAQQAHLRISPRLLFVHQTVAELAAAVGETAHFAAEQGVVTGPVPLTPVQRWFFAQGSPEPHHFNLAAAFDAKQQIDAGVMERAVAAVLAHHDALRMRYSQVDGVWSQTDADLSDPTPFETIDLSAVPAAEREAAFTARAEALQRSLDLASGPVVRWALVEMGDGAQRLVFIANHLVMDAVALGVVQADLETAYRQLAAGEEVRLPAKTTSFQHWAERLAQHASSGEVRAQAAYWLEQGGAAPLPVDTAETSNREGEAERISVALDEETTHALLHDVPSVYQTQVNDVLLAALARAFRGWTGDRSLLVDLEGHGREDLFDGVDLSRTVGWFTAIHPVRLELPEDGGEGEAIKAVKEQLRAVPERGISHGLLRWLSDDREIHAQLAARPQPQVSFNYLGRMDGGAEPEDALLTGADCHLGDGRSPAGPRPHLIAVDAAVGDGRLWATWTYGARIHRRETVQRVADAFVDELRALVEHCRHPEAGGYTPSDFALAGLDQAGLDALFAEIGE
- a CDS encoding beta-ketoacyl synthase N-terminal-like domain-containing protein, translating into MSVEVIENGHDGGLTGTEIAVVGMAGRFPGAESLDELWSLVAEGREGIRDFSDDELLAAGIPRALLDDPAYVRRLGVLRDIDRFDAAFFGYVPREAEALEPAHRVFLECAWEALENAGCDTARFPGAVGVYAGAGEPHYANHNLLTRPEVIAALGYFAVNVGSNKEFFSTRVAYKLDLRGPAVGVQTGCSTSLVAIHVAVQALLAHECDLALAGGASVSVPSPSGYLWAPGGIMSADGRCRAFDADASGTAGGNGAGAVVLKRLEDALRDGDPIRAVIRGSAVNNDGSHKVAFTAPSVEGQAAVIGEALAVSGIPAESIRYVEGHGSGTELGDPIEIAALTEAFHAQTERTGFCAVGSIKSNIGHTDAAAGVAGFIKAVLALEHATIPPTAHFRTPNPNIDFASSPFYVASQAEPWERGSEPRRAGVSSFGIGGTNAHVIVEEAPAPRPSRPRRRWHVLTLSAKTATALDAATERLAAHLRAHPGLPLADVAHTLQSGRREMEHRRMLVVRDGEDAAALLEGRHPDRVASGTVDETLRSVAFLFPGVGDQYPQMARGLYDTEPVFRAEVDRCAEILRARFGIDLLAAIHPGAAPAEAAPGTGLDLRAMLAKEEADPAAERLNRTELAQPAVFVIEYALAKLWMSWGIAPRAVIGHSLGEYAAATIAGVFALEDALELVTARGRLISDLPAGAMLAVPLSAEAVRPFLAEGAAVATLNAPELCTVAGTPEAVEAVRLRLADAGHVARPLKTTHAFHSPQMDALVGPVREMVGRMRLSAPSIPFVSNVTGTWITAAEATDPAYWARHIRQPVQFERGVGELLKEPGRVLLEVGPGQTLSTFVRQRPDAGGVTVIPTVRYPYDRTADTAFALGALGRLWLAGITPDWAAFHEGERLNKVALPTYPWERQRYWIDAPAHDEEPSAVARAGKKADPAAWLYTPVWKRTPAARPAADDGARWLVFHDGKRLGDDVAAALRARGREVVLVRPGERFEQVSGGEMAIRPAAREDYAALLDTVRGESPVHAIHLWSNAEAGAEGRAFVSLALLAAALGHDREWKPRLVAVTAEAQDVTGGEAIDPYAAILAGACSVVREEHPNVACVAVDVLPYDTAAAETLVTEALAGAGDAVVAIRRGRRWVRGFEAVRPAPAAAVEPGDVWFFAGGLDGRNDLLARHLARRGARLALAHPDLPDRLNWDQVVERREADDPMRQLIETVRELEAAGTEVLALRAHLYNATQAADALAAAEQRFGRIDGVVVAPPLDAIGGFQALGDASAGEWARDFGLFARELEALAAVLAARDVRHVLLESSLTPVLGGVGHARIAAAHAFVDAFAHRQSLDGRRAWTSLGWDRWYAPGEPAQGYGMSADEAATVFAHALSLAGEPQLLLSTGDVAARIAEAGRTEARGAMAAAHARPQLETEYFAPETEAERMVAGLWQELLGIDRIGVHDDFFGLGGHSLLATQIVSRVREMWGLELPLKTVFEAPTIARYAELIEAAIMAEIEEMSEEEILSLA